Proteins from a single region of Candidatus Poribacteria bacterium:
- a CDS encoding WD40 repeat domain-containing protein codes for MENRKPLIPALRPLDDTDVTTWELPEEAIGRLGRGIIADLAFSPDGESLAVATTIGIWLYELATMKPIALWETERGLVSTVSFSPNGQWIAASNWDGIIKVWETETQRCTAKIQGWHERISQLTFSPDSQYLAASGRAYGDVYVWNTKTGMHVASFTVAGTPKKGERLPASFPVCFSPDGQYLAYVSGRISLAVRHIETKEHIALLKHFPRKHIQGLAFSSCGRFPAVGSQNTSTNRQNTELRVWDIDKESLEMNDSNYGGDKLIPAYLPDGTLRVADIYKGKVVLWDASRKEKLDNFEYQGSTSKAFRFSSDGQQFAIATACEVRVWHADAPLTVASHLMHTRIVRTLFFMQDGKTLVSGHDGKSGIVFWDIAQKRAQQTFSTSYGKCALSPCEEMLATTVGENGETIEVLNVASGTPVTTLTKHKQIVTALAFSQTGEHLVSGDTEGNLSVWTVESWRESRELIGHTNGITAVAFHPNGSQVVTASRDHTANVWDFERGERLASLPLAEESDVSLYRGDQRQIRRILNRLSQGYSHKSTLHSITFSPSGDLITGGLHREIRLWDATTYETRMAIIPPDTCQRPNVVIFSPCGRYLVSGSWWQEGQEKVSIRLWDVSTGENIATFWSHPTDIQDLAFSPDGSLLASGSFDGTVLLWDMKPFIGS; via the coding sequence ATGGAAAATAGAAAACCGTTAATCCCTGCCCTGAGACCCCTTGACGACACAGATGTGACAACTTGGGAACTTCCTGAGGAAGCAATCGGCAGGTTAGGCAGGGGAATAATAGCTGATTTGGCGTTTTCGCCGGATGGTGAATCTCTCGCAGTCGCAACTACTATTGGGATCTGGCTCTATGAACTTGCTACCATGAAACCGATTGCATTGTGGGAAACCGAAAGGGGGTTGGTTTCTACTGTCTCCTTTTCACCCAATGGACAATGGATCGCCGCCAGCAACTGGGACGGTATCATCAAGGTATGGGAGACAGAGACGCAACGGTGCACCGCCAAAATACAAGGATGGCATGAGCGTATCTCCCAACTTACCTTCTCACCGGATAGCCAATACCTCGCGGCATCCGGCAGGGCTTACGGTGACGTTTATGTATGGAACACAAAAACGGGTATGCACGTTGCAAGTTTCACAGTCGCGGGTACTCCGAAAAAAGGTGAACGGCTACCCGCCAGCTTTCCTGTTTGCTTTTCACCCGACGGGCAGTATCTCGCCTATGTTTCGGGTCGAATATCGCTTGCTGTCCGGCATATAGAGACGAAAGAACATATCGCGCTTCTGAAACATTTCCCCCGAAAACACATACAAGGACTTGCCTTTTCATCGTGTGGACGGTTCCCTGCTGTTGGGAGTCAAAACACATCCACCAACCGTCAGAATACTGAGTTGCGGGTGTGGGATATTGATAAAGAATCCCTTGAGATGAATGATTCAAACTACGGTGGAGATAAGTTGATACCTGCCTACTTGCCTGATGGGACCTTGCGGGTTGCCGACATATATAAGGGCAAAGTGGTCCTGTGGGACGCATCCCGAAAAGAGAAACTTGATAACTTTGAATATCAAGGCAGCACCAGCAAGGCTTTCAGGTTTTCGTCTGATGGGCAGCAATTCGCAATCGCCACGGCATGTGAGGTGCGCGTATGGCACGCGGATGCCCCGCTCACAGTAGCGTCTCATCTGATGCATACACGCATAGTTCGGACACTGTTCTTTATGCAAGATGGCAAGACATTGGTGAGCGGACACGACGGCAAAAGCGGCATTGTGTTCTGGGATATTGCCCAAAAACGAGCGCAGCAAACGTTTAGTACATCTTACGGAAAGTGCGCTTTATCCCCGTGTGAAGAGATGTTGGCTACCACTGTTGGAGAGAATGGGGAAACGATTGAAGTCTTGAATGTTGCTTCAGGAACACCGGTTACAACACTCACTAAACATAAACAGATTGTAACTGCGCTTGCGTTCTCACAGACGGGTGAACACCTTGTTAGCGGGGATACAGAGGGAAATTTGTCCGTGTGGACTGTTGAGTCTTGGCGAGAGTCGCGCGAACTCATCGGACATACTAATGGGATTACAGCAGTGGCATTTCATCCGAATGGTTCACAAGTTGTCACGGCATCCCGCGATCACACAGCCAACGTCTGGGACTTTGAGAGGGGTGAACGGCTCGCTTCGCTTCCCTTAGCCGAGGAATCGGATGTTTCTCTGTATAGAGGCGACCAGCGGCAAATCCGGCGCATCTTAAATCGCCTGAGTCAAGGTTACAGCCATAAGTCCACCCTTCATTCAATCACGTTTTCTCCATCTGGCGATCTTATCACTGGCGGGCTGCATCGTGAGATACGTTTGTGGGATGCGACAACTTATGAGACGCGTATGGCAATAATCCCACCGGATACTTGTCAGCGACCTAATGTAGTTATATTTTCGCCGTGCGGACGCTATCTTGTCTCAGGTTCTTGGTGGCAAGAAGGACAAGAAAAGGTGTCTATCCGGTTATGGGACGTTTCAACAGGTGAGAATATTGCGACCTTCTGGAGCCATCCGACAGATATTCAGGACCTCGCATTTTCACCAGACGGTTCGCTCTTAGCAAGTGGAAGTTTTGACGGCACCGTTCTCCTATGGGATATGAAACCTTTTATTGGTTCTTAA
- a CDS encoding WD40 repeat domain-containing protein: MENQHSQTTIQSTQTNSDVTTWELPDGAIARLGQGLIFDMAFSPDNASLAVGTRVGVWMYELDTMQPVTLFETERGMISNIVFSPDGQWVATSNADGIINVREIETQQRVAKIQGWHDGTSRLAFSPDSQYIAASGYGHGDVYVWCAKTGQHFVSFEVRVTLKEGERPPTYFPLCFSPDGELLAYRSGGTNINVQNLKTKERFAYLKSEGELRESGDMYDLAFSPCGQFLAASLQDRTTRENIEVQVWNIDKEILETTYTDYGGTRAILAYSPDGALRVADVYEDKVVMWNASRGEKLDTIEYQGKGRTEQCISTDGQQFAILTDCDIRVWRAGSPTIVAPLTVPHHVPDSLFFYQSGKMLVCKYWNEGVVFWNVVQKQVIPPPIPPECGGKRCALSPCEELLALIGEDGQTLEVWNITSGTRIAELTEHQSLITTVVFSPSGEHLISGDIDGKLVVWRVQHWEKQYAFIGHTDPLRAAAFHPNGKQFATTDGRSIFLWDVTSGEQLGSPSVDSTFVALYKGDMRQIQRQTQSRNKPSKNLHSIAFSPCGTLLAGGLFGGIHLWDAATLEPRMGMILPASCSWVVGVVVFSPCGRYLASGSWWNKTDKVSVRLWEVATGENIHTFWGHTSDVQNLAFSKDGELLASSSYDGTVLLWDMKPFINS; this comes from the coding sequence ATGGAAAATCAACACTCACAGACAACCATACAGTCTACGCAGACAAACAGCGATGTGACAACTTGGGAACTCCCCGATGGCGCAATTGCCCGATTGGGACAAGGACTCATATTTGACATGGCGTTTTCACCGGATAACGCGTCTCTTGCTGTTGGAACTCGTGTCGGGGTATGGATGTATGAACTCGACACCATGCAGCCCGTCACACTGTTTGAAACCGAACGAGGCATGATTTCTAACATCGTCTTTTCACCCGATGGGCAATGGGTTGCCACCAGCAACGCGGACGGTATCATCAATGTGCGAGAAATAGAGACCCAGCAGCGTGTCGCGAAGATACAAGGCTGGCACGATGGCACCTCCCGACTTGCTTTTTCACCGGATAGCCAATACATCGCTGCATCCGGCTACGGACACGGCGATGTTTACGTCTGGTGCGCAAAAACCGGTCAACACTTCGTAAGTTTTGAAGTGAGAGTCACACTTAAGGAAGGTGAACGCCCTCCTACCTATTTCCCACTCTGCTTTTCACCCGATGGAGAGCTCCTCGCTTATCGTTCTGGCGGGACTAACATTAATGTTCAAAACCTAAAAACAAAAGAACGCTTCGCTTATCTGAAGTCAGAGGGTGAGCTGCGCGAATCAGGAGATATGTATGATCTCGCATTTTCACCTTGTGGTCAGTTTCTTGCTGCGAGCCTTCAGGATCGAACAACACGTGAGAATATTGAGGTGCAAGTGTGGAACATTGATAAAGAGATATTGGAGACAACTTACACAGACTACGGCGGAACCCGGGCGATTCTCGCTTATTCCCCTGATGGTGCATTACGGGTTGCCGATGTTTATGAAGACAAAGTAGTGATGTGGAACGCGTCCCGGGGTGAAAAACTTGATACCATTGAATATCAAGGAAAAGGTAGGACGGAACAATGTATCTCTACGGATGGACAGCAGTTCGCAATTCTCACTGACTGCGATATCCGCGTGTGGCGTGCAGGCTCCCCTACCATAGTAGCACCGCTCACAGTGCCTCATCATGTACCCGACTCTCTGTTTTTTTATCAATCGGGCAAGATGTTGGTTTGCAAATACTGGAATGAAGGTGTCGTTTTCTGGAATGTTGTTCAGAAACAGGTGATACCTCCCCCGATCCCACCAGAATGCGGGGGCAAAAGGTGTGCGCTGTCCCCTTGTGAAGAATTGTTGGCTCTCATCGGAGAGGATGGACAAACACTTGAAGTCTGGAACATCACGTCCGGAACCCGAATAGCAGAACTCACCGAACATCAGAGTTTAATCACCACCGTGGTGTTCTCGCCGTCAGGGGAACACCTCATCAGTGGAGATATAGATGGAAAACTTGTTGTGTGGCGTGTCCAACATTGGGAAAAGCAGTATGCATTTATAGGGCATACCGATCCGCTTCGGGCAGCAGCCTTTCACCCGAACGGAAAGCAATTCGCTACGACTGACGGAAGGAGTATATTTCTTTGGGACGTTACGAGTGGTGAACAGCTTGGTTCACCTTCTGTAGACTCCACCTTTGTTGCCCTATATAAAGGAGATATGCGACAAATCCAGCGGCAAACTCAGTCACGTAACAAACCTTCAAAGAATCTCCATTCAATTGCGTTTTCACCTTGCGGCACTTTATTGGCTGGTGGGTTATTCGGTGGGATTCATCTATGGGATGCTGCAACTTTAGAGCCGCGCATGGGGATGATTCTACCTGCGAGTTGCTCCTGGGTTGTTGGTGTTGTTGTGTTTTCTCCATGTGGTCGGTATCTTGCCTCTGGTTCTTGGTGGAACAAAACAGACAAAGTCTCCGTTCGTTTATGGGAGGTTGCCACTGGGGAAAACATCCATACCTTCTGGGGGCATACCTCAGATGTTCAAAATCTCGCTTTTTCAAAGGATGGCGAACTCTTGGCAAGTAGCAGTTATGATGGCACCGTCCTGCTTTGGGATATGAAACCGTTTATAAATTCTTAA